One window of Desulfobaculum bizertense DSM 18034 genomic DNA carries:
- a CDS encoding ABC transporter ATP-binding protein, which translates to MGIRIEHVTRTFDGVDVLKDLTLEVEDGAFVTMLGGLGAGKTTLLRILAGIDKPTRGRVYFDGHDVTNEPVQKLPVAMVYQQFVNYPSLTVYENIASPLRAGKGKKLPEKELDKKVQTYAELLGLSQVLTHYPEEISGGQQQRTAIARALIKEAKFTFLDEPLANLDYKLREELRGELKKILSQKGGVVVYATPEPVDALSMATHVGYMEDGEILQFGPLREVYRYPSRAEVGAYFSYPTMNLLRGSLTHDDGRSILHLGQGLDVDVSHFSEELKLSDYLVGIRAYNIHTVKIRDDLVPLKAEVSLSETIGSDTELHCCFADQPLVVLQKEVHRHRIGTEVNLYMDPHRLFLFDPDSKALVVKTFVE; encoded by the coding sequence TTGGGCATACGAATCGAGCATGTGACGAGAACCTTTGACGGCGTTGATGTCCTGAAGGACCTCACGCTTGAGGTTGAGGATGGTGCATTCGTGACGATGCTCGGAGGCCTTGGAGCAGGCAAGACAACGCTGTTGCGAATTCTTGCCGGTATCGACAAGCCAACGCGTGGCCGTGTGTATTTTGACGGACACGACGTGACAAACGAGCCGGTGCAGAAGTTGCCTGTTGCCATGGTTTACCAGCAGTTTGTGAATTACCCGTCGCTGACGGTCTATGAAAACATTGCATCGCCTTTGCGGGCTGGCAAAGGGAAAAAGCTTCCGGAAAAAGAACTGGATAAAAAGGTGCAGACCTATGCAGAGCTGTTGGGGCTTTCACAGGTGCTGACGCATTATCCGGAAGAAATCAGTGGTGGTCAGCAGCAGCGGACAGCCATTGCCCGTGCGCTCATCAAGGAGGCAAAGTTTACGTTTCTTGATGAGCCGCTTGCAAACCTTGACTACAAGCTCCGTGAGGAGCTGCGTGGCGAGCTGAAAAAGATTTTGTCGCAAAAGGGTGGTGTGGTTGTCTATGCCACGCCTGAGCCTGTTGATGCGCTGTCGATGGCAACGCATGTTGGCTACATGGAAGACGGCGAGATTCTGCAGTTTGGCCCCCTGCGTGAGGTCTACCGCTATCCGTCGCGGGCCGAAGTCGGAGCCTATTTTAGTTATCCCACCATGAACCTGCTTCGCGGTTCCCTGACCCATGATGACGGGCGAAGCATTTTGCATCTGGGACAGGGGCTTGATGTGGACGTGTCGCACTTCTCGGAAGAACTCAAGCTTTCTGACTATCTGGTGGGCATCAGAGCCTACAACATTCACACCGTGAAAATTCGGGATGATCTTGTGCCGCTGAAGGCTGAGGTCAGCCTGTCCGAGACCATTGGTTCCGATACGGAGCTGCACTGTTGTTTTGCGGATCAGCCTTTGGTTGTGCTGCAAAAAGAGGTGCACCGGCACCGGATTGGGACGGAGGTCAATCTCTACATGGACCCACACCGGCTGTTCCTCTTTGACCCGGACAGCAAGGCTCTGGTGGTGAAAACTTTTGTGGAATAG
- the glpB gene encoding glycerol-3-phosphate dehydrogenase subunit GlpB codes for MTQGPVQNVQVDLAVAGCGLAGVASAYFAAQEGLSVVLCGSTGGLVFTSGYFDVLGYAERGNTTPLSDPWAGVEELSAREPAHPYARCTPTEIRSAMREFLQFTAEAGLPYADAGDSNFQACTMSGLPKTTWAVPQTMRAGVDMLQSSLPCLVVSFAGLKGFSARQFAAVLSSRRPNIRAVSCDFPGMEGRSEVYAEHMARAMEVPGACEKLAERLRPHLADAKFVGMPAMLGIHDCDAVCHNMAELLGCPVFEIPSMPPSVPGIRLREAYELALSARGVMLLPRHKVLQARQGGNGWTLDCGARELECRVEAKNLLLATGRFLGGGLQARRTGIRESILDLPVHQPEGRSMWHRLEYFDLRGHELNRAGVQVDDACRPVGVDGQPVYPNLYAAGSILGYQDWIRSRCGTGLAVATAQRAVAALREQAV; via the coding sequence ATGACGCAGGGACCAGTGCAGAACGTGCAGGTCGATCTTGCGGTTGCGGGCTGTGGGCTGGCTGGCGTTGCCAGCGCGTATTTTGCTGCGCAGGAAGGACTGTCTGTGGTGCTGTGTGGAAGCACTGGCGGGCTGGTCTTTACGAGCGGCTATTTTGACGTGCTGGGCTATGCTGAACGCGGCAACACCACGCCTCTCTCCGATCCGTGGGCAGGAGTGGAAGAGCTGTCTGCCAGAGAGCCTGCCCATCCCTACGCCCGGTGTACCCCGACGGAAATTCGAAGCGCCATGCGGGAGTTTTTGCAGTTCACGGCGGAAGCCGGGCTGCCGTATGCGGATGCGGGGGATTCTAATTTTCAGGCCTGCACCATGTCGGGCCTGCCCAAAACAACGTGGGCGGTTCCCCAGACCATGCGCGCCGGAGTGGATATGCTCCAGAGTTCGCTCCCCTGTCTGGTGGTGAGCTTTGCAGGTCTCAAGGGCTTTTCCGCCCGGCAGTTTGCGGCGGTGCTTTCTTCGCGCCGTCCAAACATTCGGGCTGTGAGCTGTGATTTTCCGGGAATGGAAGGCCGTAGTGAAGTCTATGCCGAGCATATGGCACGGGCGATGGAAGTCCCCGGTGCCTGTGAAAAGCTGGCAGAGCGGCTGCGCCCTCATCTGGCAGACGCCAAGTTTGTGGGGATGCCTGCAATGCTTGGTATCCATGACTGTGACGCTGTGTGTCACAACATGGCAGAGCTGCTTGGCTGTCCTGTGTTTGAAATTCCGTCCATGCCACCGTCAGTACCGGGGATTCGTCTTCGTGAGGCGTATGAACTGGCCCTGTCGGCTCGTGGTGTGATGCTGCTCCCGCGGCACAAGGTTTTGCAGGCTCGGCAGGGCGGGAATGGGTGGACACTGGACTGTGGTGCCAGAGAGCTGGAGTGTCGGGTTGAGGCAAAGAACCTGCTTTTGGCCACAGGCCGCTTTTTGGGTGGCGGCTTGCAGGCAAGGCGGACGGGCATACGGGAGAGCATTCTGGATTTGCCTGTGCATCAGCCAGAAGGGCGCTCCATGTGGCACCGTCTGGAATATTTTGACCTTCGTGGGCATGAACTGAATAGGGCCGGGGTGCAGGTGGATGATGCATGTCGGCCTGTCGGGGTGGATGGTCAGCCAGTCTATCCCAATCTCTATGCGGCAGGGTCCATTCTTGGGTATCAGGACTGGATTCGTTCCCGCTGTGGGACTGGACTGGCCGTTGCAACAGCGCAGAGGGCTGTTGCGGCATTACGCGAACAGGCTGTCTGA
- a CDS encoding nucleoside-triphosphatase, producing MTTFASRPQHIFISGSRHCGKSSLLAELVLALSHKDIPCAGILSRGLWEDGIRSGFDLIDLRSRTTTPLSRRIPDAAPGEIPFEFLADGWTAARRALQPERCQSAALVAVDEIGPLEMQGKGFAPLLPPVLELPVLHVWVVRSALVDAVAAHWDLSPHVIETQEHGALTRLLAAVSKGLGEQI from the coding sequence ATGACAACATTCGCATCGCGTCCTCAGCACATCTTTATCTCTGGTTCCCGGCACTGCGGAAAAAGCTCATTGCTGGCGGAACTCGTTCTGGCGCTCTCGCACAAGGACATCCCCTGTGCTGGCATTCTTTCCCGTGGTCTTTGGGAAGACGGTATCCGCTCTGGCTTTGACCTTATAGACCTCCGCTCCCGCACCACCACGCCACTCTCCCGACGCATCCCTGATGCCGCACCCGGCGAGATTCCCTTTGAATTTCTGGCTGACGGATGGACAGCTGCCCGCCGCGCACTCCAGCCGGAACGCTGCCAAAGCGCAGCCCTTGTTGCTGTGGATGAAATAGGTCCGCTGGAAATGCAGGGAAAAGGTTTTGCTCCGCTCCTGCCTCCCGTGCTCGAACTCCCCGTCCTGCACGTCTGGGTTGTTCGATCTGCACTTGTTGATGCTGTTGCCGCCCACTGGGACCTTTCTCCGCACGTCATAGAAACACAGGAACACGGCGCGCTGACCCGTCTTCTCGCGGCTGTCTCCAAAGGACTGGGAGAACAGATATGA
- a CDS encoding TonB-dependent receptor plug domain-containing protein — translation MKGACLKLFCLSCAIFLMAGTAQAKDSEDVFTLGEIVVNSEKPGVKDISIHNVIDAKEIEAIGAKNLVDALHYAPGVYIGTGRKNQPNISIHGFDQSRTLILLDGIPYTESYYGKLDLRQIPSSIISRIEITKGAPSVLYGANYLGAVINVITKKGTQDPSLDLTGEMSDADTYRVAAAHANTVGNVNYWLSYERSASDGWWLSDSYDQKDGVIEEKHRPDTPATLENGGLRDHSDYDRQTVWGRVGVTPTEKNAFYLSAFYTSSNYGIPVNDEQAFIKHGFSDMAEVEDYADWGFDFNGSQEITDYLKLRALLYYHNHQDEYQSYSDPEHDTKLDKSKYKDYIVGGSLFADIEPVEWDTLRLAFHYSGNSHKDRKAEDENYAEFFSYIGSVGIENELNYGEFPTLVVGASYDWNDITKAEEDDGTELDYTDPDAQFNPMIGLSYQVKATNTRVYGSIARKTRFPALNELFSSKRGNPELETERSINYVLGAEQPVTDWLDVEISGFAHEIDDYITLNQKSGNKDSYDNIGKVEMLGFEAGAHIRPIDDLTLSVSYTYNHVRDRSEDRVTEYVEQAPEHLLSLGADYLIPVIDVAVNLRARYMDGVYSDLPDRTDPNADEVKLDDFFVVDGRISKSFLENYEVYFEMKNIFDEDYVDDSEGYPAPGRNFLVGVKASF, via the coding sequence ATGAAGGGGGCATGTCTTAAACTTTTCTGTCTTTCCTGCGCCATTTTTCTTATGGCCGGGACAGCTCAGGCAAAAGACAGCGAAGATGTATTTACACTTGGCGAGATCGTTGTAAACAGCGAAAAGCCCGGCGTTAAAGACATTTCTATCCACAACGTCATTGATGCTAAAGAAATTGAAGCCATTGGCGCAAAAAACCTTGTCGATGCCCTGCACTACGCTCCTGGCGTTTACATCGGCACGGGCCGCAAAAACCAGCCCAACATTTCTATTCACGGCTTTGACCAGTCCCGTACACTGATTCTGCTGGATGGTATTCCTTACACAGAAAGCTATTACGGCAAGCTGGACCTGCGTCAGATTCCCTCATCCATCATTTCACGCATCGAAATCACCAAAGGCGCACCGTCTGTTCTCTATGGTGCCAACTACCTTGGTGCAGTCATTAACGTCATCACCAAGAAAGGCACACAGGACCCCTCTCTTGATCTGACTGGTGAAATGAGCGATGCAGACACCTACCGCGTTGCAGCTGCCCATGCGAACACCGTGGGGAACGTCAACTACTGGTTAAGCTACGAGCGCAGTGCTTCTGACGGCTGGTGGCTCTCTGACTCCTACGACCAGAAAGACGGTGTTATCGAAGAAAAGCATCGCCCAGATACTCCGGCAACGCTGGAAAACGGTGGTCTCCGCGATCATTCTGACTATGACCGCCAGACGGTCTGGGGTCGTGTGGGTGTGACGCCGACCGAAAAAAACGCCTTTTATCTGAGTGCATTCTACACCTCGTCCAACTACGGCATCCCGGTAAACGACGAGCAGGCATTCATTAAGCACGGCTTCTCTGACATGGCCGAAGTTGAAGACTATGCCGACTGGGGCTTTGACTTCAACGGCAGTCAGGAAATCACTGACTACCTGAAACTCCGTGCCCTGCTCTATTACCATAATCATCAGGACGAATATCAGTCCTACTCCGATCCGGAGCATGACACCAAGCTCGATAAGAGCAAATACAAGGACTACATTGTTGGTGGTTCCCTCTTCGCAGACATAGAGCCTGTTGAATGGGACACCCTGCGTCTGGCGTTCCATTACTCCGGCAACTCCCACAAGGACAGAAAAGCCGAAGATGAAAACTACGCAGAATTCTTCTCCTACATCGGTTCTGTGGGCATCGAGAACGAGCTGAACTACGGCGAATTCCCGACTCTCGTTGTTGGCGCAAGCTATGACTGGAACGACATCACCAAAGCCGAGGAAGACGACGGTACCGAACTGGATTACACCGATCCAGATGCCCAGTTCAACCCGATGATCGGCCTGAGCTACCAGGTCAAGGCCACAAACACCCGTGTCTACGGCTCCATTGCCCGCAAGACCCGCTTCCCGGCCCTGAACGAACTCTTTAGCTCCAAGAGGGGCAATCCCGAACTCGAAACCGAGCGCTCCATCAACTACGTGCTTGGTGCAGAGCAGCCCGTCACAGACTGGCTGGATGTTGAGATTTCCGGCTTTGCTCACGAAATTGACGACTACATCACCCTGAACCAGAAATCTGGCAACAAGGACAGCTACGACAACATTGGCAAGGTTGAGATGCTCGGCTTTGAAGCTGGCGCACACATCCGCCCCATTGATGACCTGACCCTGTCTGTCAGCTACACCTACAACCACGTTCGTGACCGTTCCGAGGATCGCGTCACCGAATATGTGGAGCAGGCTCCCGAGCACCTTCTCTCTCTTGGTGCCGACTACCTGATTCCGGTGATCGATGTTGCAGTGAACCTGCGCGCCCGCTACATGGACGGCGTGTATTCCGACCTGCCTGACCGCACCGATCCCAATGCTGACGAAGTCAAGCTTGATGACTTCTTTGTGGTTGATGGCCGCATTTCCAAAAGCTTCCTCGAAAACTACGAAGTCTACTTTGAGATGAAAAACATCTTTGACGAAGACTACGTTGACGACTCCGAGGGCTACCCAGCCCCGGGCCGCAACTTCCTCGTTGGTGTCAAAGCCAGCTTCTAA
- a CDS encoding ABC transporter substrate-binding protein: MRRLFFFLLLFCLTALSTGPATAQPVELVDMLGHRVVLPAQVDRIVTTFKPATLTALSLGLGDRLVGLDGNSRYDPLQIKIYPQLQDLPSVGSKSTGINFESLLAVDPDLVILYSQKDGKELASRLESHGIPCLFVLPETFAGIEESLHLIAQAVGEPERATRVISAMRHATDLAAKYTGNIPEAQRKTVYFSSPKSFLSTAGGDMLQDSIIRKAGGINCAQALSGYFRQISPEQLLLWNPDMLCIAGHARRGACSMLSRSSFSQLRALKTGATYCFPSNLAPWDFPSPLSALGSLWMAKRLYPERMKDVDLLHEIDRFHTQVFGKSFREMDGKLEDMTPYSAPVTEQSI; this comes from the coding sequence GTGAGACGGCTTTTCTTTTTTCTCCTGCTTTTTTGCCTCACCGCACTGAGCACTGGCCCTGCCACTGCCCAGCCTGTGGAGCTGGTGGACATGCTCGGGCACCGCGTTGTGCTCCCCGCACAGGTCGACCGCATTGTCACCACCTTCAAACCCGCCACACTCACGGCCCTGAGCCTTGGGCTAGGAGACAGGCTTGTTGGACTTGATGGCAATTCCCGCTACGACCCGCTTCAGATCAAAATCTACCCACAGTTGCAGGACCTGCCCTCAGTTGGCAGCAAGTCCACAGGAATCAACTTTGAATCCCTGCTTGCCGTGGACCCCGATCTTGTCATTCTGTACAGCCAAAAAGACGGAAAGGAACTTGCCAGCAGACTAGAATCTCATGGCATCCCCTGCCTCTTTGTGCTGCCAGAGACCTTTGCAGGAATAGAAGAAAGTCTTCACCTCATCGCACAGGCTGTCGGCGAACCAGAACGGGCCACCCGAGTGATTTCTGCCATGCGTCATGCCACGGATCTTGCGGCCAAATACACGGGCAATATTCCAGAGGCACAGCGCAAAACAGTGTACTTTTCTTCCCCCAAGTCTTTCCTGTCCACCGCTGGCGGAGACATGCTGCAAGACTCCATTATCCGCAAAGCCGGGGGCATCAACTGTGCGCAGGCCCTGTCCGGATACTTCCGACAAATTTCCCCGGAACAGCTCCTGCTCTGGAACCCAGACATGCTCTGTATTGCGGGGCACGCCCGGCGAGGCGCGTGCTCCATGCTCTCCCGCTCCAGCTTCTCGCAGCTTCGCGCTCTCAAGACCGGAGCAACATACTGTTTTCCCTCCAACCTTGCCCCATGGGACTTTCCATCTCCGCTTTCTGCACTTGGCAGTCTGTGGATGGCCAAGCGCCTCTATCCTGAGCGGATGAAAGACGTTGATCTCCTGCACGAGATTGACCGCTTCCATACTCAGGTTTTTGGAAAATCCTTCCGGGAAATGGATGGAAAACTTGAAGACATGACCCCATACTCTGCCCCTGTTACGGAGCAGAGCATATGA
- a CDS encoding FAD-dependent oxidoreductase: MQTQVLIIGGGVTGTGLARDLALRGVHCVVAEMGDINAGASGGNHGLLHSGGRYVSSDPHSAAECREESDILRRLAPQCIEDTGGFFVAVKGDDESYIADFPLACANAGVPCEPVDLAQAHEMEPHLSPDAIAVYAVHDASVDPFRLSLENLTQARDLGSIYMRRHRAVRFDIEDGNVRSVLFRHVRTGKEVLVEPEIVVSAAGAWCGEIAALAGAHIPLRYSKGTLLVTHERLSHRVINRLRPPGNGDILVPGGTVSVLGTTSVRLDTLDEIRPSMAEVDENIEEGQGMMPLLGLTRYIRAYAGVRPLIESGGESSDRNASRGFQIFDHARSGITNFMTVAGGKLTTYRLMAEKTADVVCEHLGVDAPCLTRTEALPSTRRCQWTEPGLTPKEWLTAHAHGDELLCECEMVPKSTVDTIVSSCQEYASEPALRAIGLRSRVGKGACQGAFCGIRVGSYLYDEGVFQSETGLQRMREFFGERFKGQRSVLWGTQLAQAELAEAVHCGLMGLDNFEDRGGTS; this comes from the coding sequence ATGCAAACACAGGTGCTCATAATCGGCGGAGGCGTTACCGGAACTGGTTTGGCTCGGGATCTTGCCTTGCGCGGTGTGCATTGCGTTGTCGCCGAAATGGGTGACATTAATGCTGGTGCCTCTGGTGGAAACCACGGACTCTTGCACAGTGGTGGCCGCTATGTTTCTTCTGATCCCCATTCTGCTGCGGAATGTCGCGAAGAATCGGACATCCTCCGGCGTCTTGCCCCCCAGTGTATTGAAGATACCGGGGGCTTTTTTGTTGCCGTCAAAGGCGATGATGAAAGCTACATAGCAGATTTCCCCCTTGCCTGCGCCAATGCTGGCGTTCCGTGCGAGCCTGTCGATCTTGCGCAGGCTCACGAGATGGAGCCTCATCTGTCTCCGGATGCCATAGCTGTGTATGCCGTGCACGACGCCTCAGTAGATCCTTTCCGGCTTTCCCTTGAGAATCTGACGCAGGCCCGTGACCTCGGCAGCATCTACATGCGTCGGCACCGGGCTGTGCGTTTTGACATTGAGGACGGGAACGTTCGCTCTGTGCTGTTCCGCCATGTGCGGACCGGAAAAGAGGTGCTGGTGGAACCGGAAATTGTGGTGAGTGCTGCTGGTGCCTGGTGCGGTGAGATTGCTGCACTTGCCGGGGCGCATATTCCGCTTCGCTATTCCAAGGGAACCTTGCTCGTGACTCACGAGCGCCTGTCGCATCGTGTCATCAATCGCCTCCGGCCTCCGGGAAATGGCGACATACTCGTTCCCGGTGGAACGGTTTCCGTGCTTGGAACAACCTCTGTTCGGCTCGACACACTCGATGAAATTCGCCCGAGTATGGCCGAAGTTGATGAGAACATCGAAGAAGGGCAGGGGATGATGCCTCTTCTTGGCTTAACCCGCTACATCCGGGCCTATGCCGGAGTTCGGCCACTCATCGAAAGTGGTGGCGAGTCTAGTGACCGCAACGCCAGTCGCGGTTTTCAGATTTTCGATCACGCCCGTTCGGGCATCACAAATTTTATGACTGTTGCCGGTGGCAAGCTGACCACCTATCGCCTCATGGCCGAGAAGACTGCTGATGTTGTCTGCGAACATCTTGGCGTGGACGCGCCCTGTCTGACGCGAACTGAGGCTTTGCCCTCAACCCGTCGCTGTCAGTGGACAGAACCGGGCCTGACTCCCAAAGAGTGGCTCACGGCTCACGCGCATGGTGACGAACTCCTGTGCGAGTGCGAAATGGTGCCCAAAAGCACCGTGGATACCATTGTGAGTTCCTGTCAGGAGTACGCTTCCGAGCCAGCGTTGCGGGCTATTGGCCTGCGGAGTCGGGTCGGGAAGGGCGCTTGTCAGGGGGCATTCTGTGGCATTCGCGTTGGGTCATATCTCTATGACGAAGGCGTGTTTCAGTCGGAAACTGGGCTACAGCGTATGCGGGAATTTTTTGGAGAGCGCTTTAAGGGACAGCGTTCCGTGCTGTGGGGAACGCAGCTTGCGCAGGCCGAGCTTGCCGAAGCCGTGCACTGTGGCCTGATGGGGCTGGATAATTTTGAAGACCGGGGAGGGACTTCATGA
- a CDS encoding (Fe-S)-binding protein — protein sequence MSSASTSSLHSSRFRDLSRSLFPKDGSFDSCLTCGMCSSACPASGLEDMDPRKFVRMANLGMDHELCTTPWVWMCTMCRRCVHVCPMQIDIPALVYEARASWPKESRPKGIMGSCAQALRTEGNSAMGASSEDFSFVVNDVLEEVHDTQKGQEELVAPIDKKGAKFFLNQNSREPVMEPDEMVPLWKILDYVGADWTYGSVGWAAENYCMFAADDAAWEKIVRDKVSAVEELGCQIWLNTEUGHEFYAVRAGLHKFNITPHFSLESIISWYAQWIREGKLPVNSDWNRESRFKFTVQDPCQLVRKSLGDPIAEDLRFVTKAVVGEENFVDMYPNRSNNYCCGGGGGSLQAGYTKERREYGAFKVQQILATGADYVIAPCHNCHSQIHDLSHASGGNWYTVHLWTLICLSLGLLGPNERSYLGPTLQNFCL from the coding sequence ATGAGCAGTGCCTCCACCAGTTCCCTGCACAGCTCCCGTTTTCGGGATCTTTCCCGCTCACTTTTCCCCAAGGACGGCAGTTTTGACAGCTGCCTGACCTGCGGCATGTGTTCCTCGGCCTGCCCGGCCAGTGGACTGGAAGACATGGACCCCAGAAAATTCGTTCGCATGGCCAATCTTGGAATGGACCATGAACTCTGCACCACCCCGTGGGTCTGGATGTGTACCATGTGCCGCCGCTGTGTTCATGTCTGCCCCATGCAGATCGACATCCCGGCGCTGGTCTATGAAGCGCGGGCCTCATGGCCCAAAGAATCCCGCCCCAAAGGCATCATGGGGTCCTGTGCACAGGCACTGCGCACCGAAGGAAACAGCGCAATGGGAGCAAGTTCCGAAGACTTTTCTTTTGTGGTGAACGACGTGCTGGAAGAAGTGCACGACACACAGAAAGGACAGGAAGAACTTGTTGCCCCCATCGACAAGAAGGGCGCCAAATTCTTCCTGAATCAAAACTCCCGGGAGCCAGTCATGGAACCCGACGAGATGGTCCCGCTCTGGAAAATTCTGGATTACGTTGGTGCAGACTGGACCTACGGCTCTGTTGGATGGGCCGCAGAAAATTACTGTATGTTTGCCGCAGACGACGCGGCGTGGGAAAAAATCGTTCGAGACAAGGTCAGCGCGGTGGAGGAGCTGGGATGCCAGATATGGCTCAACACTGAGTGAGGCCACGAATTTTACGCAGTCCGGGCCGGACTGCACAAGTTCAACATCACGCCTCACTTTTCGCTGGAAAGCATTATCAGCTGGTATGCACAGTGGATTCGCGAAGGAAAACTGCCTGTCAATTCGGACTGGAACAGGGAATCACGTTTCAAATTTACGGTACAGGACCCCTGCCAGCTCGTGCGCAAAAGCCTTGGCGACCCCATCGCCGAAGACCTGCGCTTTGTAACAAAAGCCGTTGTTGGTGAAGAAAATTTCGTCGACATGTACCCAAACCGCTCGAACAACTACTGCTGTGGCGGTGGTGGCGGCTCGCTTCAGGCAGGCTACACCAAAGAGCGCCGGGAATACGGAGCCTTCAAGGTCCAGCAGATTCTGGCAACCGGGGCCGACTACGTCATAGCCCCCTGCCACAACTGCCACTCCCAGATTCATGATCTCTCTCATGCTTCTGGCGGCAACTGGTACACCGTCCACCTGTGGACACTCATCTGCCTCTCTCTTGGACTCCTTGGACCCAATGAGCGCAGTTACCTAGGACCAACACTTCAAAATTTCTGTCTCTAA
- a CDS encoding DeoR family transcriptional regulator codes for MLDMHERTKNAAESPDSSQSQQVLDAARKAALTKRQQHILDTVLQRGFVSLEELGKLFKRSTQTMRRDIKFLSQQGLLRRYHGGAAPPTVAHNTAYGIRRVLCGTEKNAIAKALAAQIPDSSSLFLDIGTTSESVAAALEDHHSLRVITNNLNVAAQLCHHDDFDVIVAGGVVRGRDHGVTGGATVDFLNQFRADYGIVTLSGIDEDGTLLDFDLQEVRIARTIMSNSRQVMLAADHTKIGRGAMMRLGHLCEVHDFFTDRLPPRHLLKILEQASVRLHVAPETSCAS; via the coding sequence ATGTTAGATATGCACGAGCGCACAAAAAACGCAGCAGAAAGCCCTGATTCGTCGCAGTCTCAACAGGTTTTGGACGCGGCCAGAAAAGCAGCCCTGACCAAACGGCAGCAGCATATTCTGGACACAGTTCTTCAACGCGGTTTTGTGTCTCTGGAAGAGCTGGGAAAACTCTTCAAACGCTCGACCCAGACCATGCGGCGAGACATCAAATTCCTCTCCCAGCAGGGCCTTTTGCGGCGCTATCATGGCGGAGCTGCCCCCCCAACCGTGGCGCACAACACGGCGTATGGCATCCGGCGCGTTCTGTGTGGCACAGAAAAAAACGCCATTGCCAAAGCGCTTGCAGCTCAGATTCCAGACAGCTCGTCTCTTTTTCTGGACATTGGAACAACGTCGGAGAGCGTGGCCGCAGCGCTGGAAGATCATCACAGCCTGCGGGTTATCACCAACAACCTGAACGTGGCAGCACAACTCTGCCACCACGACGACTTTGATGTCATTGTCGCTGGTGGCGTGGTACGAGGGCGAGATCATGGCGTAACAGGCGGAGCCACCGTCGATTTTCTCAACCAGTTTCGTGCAGACTATGGCATCGTGACCTTGAGCGGCATTGATGAAGATGGCACCCTGCTCGACTTTGACCTTCAGGAAGTCCGCATTGCCCGCACGATCATGTCCAATTCCCGGCAGGTCATGCTGGCTGCTGACCACACCAAAATTGGCCGGGGGGCCATGATGCGCCTTGGCCATCTCTGTGAGGTGCACGATTTCTTTACAGATCGCCTCCCGCCGCGACACCTGCTGAAAATTCTCGAACAGGCCAGCGTCCGGCTGCATGTTGCGCCGGAAACATCCTGTGCAAGTTAA